A genome region from Schistocerca americana isolate TAMUIC-IGC-003095 chromosome 1, iqSchAmer2.1, whole genome shotgun sequence includes the following:
- the LOC124612649 gene encoding putative peptidyl-prolyl cis-trans isomerase dodo: protein MAEEELPSGWEKRLSRSTGQHYYLNVYTKESQWDRPDKPAEPVSSSGPEQVQCSHLLVKHQNSRRPSSWREDTITRTKEEALELVKSYREQIVSGRASFAELAQKYSDCSSARRGGDLGPFGRGAMQRPFEQAAFALKVGELSEPVTTDSGIHIILRTA from the exons ATGGCAGAGGAAGAATTACCGTCAGGGTGGGAAAAGCGTTTGAGCAGGTCAACTG GACAGCACTATTATCTTAATGTGTATACTAAAGAGAGCCAGTGGGATCGTCCTGACAAACCTGCAGAACCTGTATCCAGCAGTGGACCAGAGCAAGTGCAATGCAGTCATTTgcttgtgaagcatcagaattcacGGAGGCCATCTTCTTGGAGGGAAGACACTATTACACGCACAAAAGAGGAGGCTTTAGAGCTTGTCAAGT CATATCGTGAACAAATTGTATCAGGACGGGCGTCGTTCGCAGAACTGGCACAGAAGTATTCAGACTGCAGTTCAGCGAGGCGAGGTGGTGACTTGGGACCCTTCGGTCGAGGTGCTATGCAACGACCATTTGAACAGGCAGCATTTGCTCTTAAAGTAGGCGAGCTCAGTGAGCCTGTCACTACTGATTCGGGAATTCACATTATTTTACGCACTGCATAG